AACTGTACGTGTATGATATAATAATGATCATCTTCTGAACATCAAACGGTTAATTATAagctctatattttttttaatacaactTTTCATGATATTATGTATCTGAACTtgtgttaaaatttattttaaaaatatataaataactgaattattttaattaaaagaaaagaaaaaaaaaagtaaattaagtTTCTATTATTTAATACAAACATACTTTTGAATGTAAAATTAGTTAGGATAAtaagttatttataatttaatcaaaatattttaaattaaaatatgaaatttaaaaattttgtttttgataaattaaatataatgaACAATACTTTAACAACGAAACtgtttactatttttttatttttttcatctgAGTTATAATTTTAggataattaataatattaaacaaattttttttcaatatatacATTTTTTCCCGCTCTTACAATTCAATTAAGTTTCGTgtatataacataaaaaaatgttaGCGCTCGTATTTGAATAaacaaattatattataaaataatatcatTTTAAGAAAATGTACTAcaacaataatttataattttaacaagAAATGTAATTATTGTTTGGCAAGTGATGTAATTTGAAAACTCTTGAGCCTTGTCGTTGGCAAAAAGGGGTATTCTACTTTgtctctcactctctctctctccaccaAACTCCCTTAGTTTCAATGTTTTTTTTGGAAGTTAATATTAAGTTGGCTTGCAATTTTATCGTCATGCCATTAAAAAACAAAGGTTAATACATAATTATTATATCTCAAATTGATCCcaattattttagaatttaaaaaagaatCCTAATCTTTTAGGCAGCATTTGTTTAATGTATGTGTCTAGCTAAGACATGAATACAATAAAACATGTCTTTTATTTAGTTTGTGAGacaaaaaataagagaaatacgAATATCCATAAACatacacaatatatatattttttgtgtttcaCTCAATTAATGAGACACGAAAATGAAGCCATGGATAcggattttaatttttttggaccATTTTATTCTCAttgagtttttaaaattttaaatatctcttttttttacaaattctaatttaatttacgaggataaaataattatttttagttatataatgttcttatattttgcaatcaaatataatattagaCATTATACCAGTATTATgtctattattttcaaatattgtacacaaatataaatattttatgtttatattttaagtATATATGTCTTAATATCTATGTCTCAATACATATACAAACCAAATGGAGTCTTAAGAACCATAATATACTTTCTCCGTCGTAGAAGTTTCCATGTTTTCAATTGCGAATCTCTCTTTAATTGCAAGATTCTTATAATCCTTTAGGAGTAATTAGGACATGTGATTCTTGTCTCCATTATTGCATATATGTTCCgttttcttttacttttaaatttttctgAACCAAAGCAAAAGAGAGGAATACATGaaactttatttcaaaattcaagATACAAAGTGAAAGATCTTTTAATGCCATATACATAACAAAGTACGTCATACGGCATATGATGAGTCAGCTAATAATGAAAGTTACAAAGAATAAAATCCAACAGGTTATCTTTAACCCTTTATTTCACTCAATATGAGAAGCAAGAAGTGTTTAATTCTGAAGTAGAGTGATCATTTTGGTGAACCAGGAGGGGAGGGATATCCACTGAGGAATGCTAAGATCAAGTTGAAAGCCCGTTCTGGCTGCCAGCTTGGAACCATATGCCCTGCTCCTCTCACTGTCGCAAATACCAATCCTTTGTATTGCACCGCATATCCTCCAATCTATTAtcatttataatatatattacaaTCTTGGTCATTTTGCTCCAAactaattttatccttcaatttAGAGGGTAGATAggtaaataaaaatactataccCTGCACGTCCAATTTCAACCGTTAATCAACCATCTATAATACGCAGCAGGTCATTTTAATGTAATGAACTACAAGACCTTACCAGAACCTTTATTATCACAAAAGGTAACTCATATATATGGTGAGAAAGTCTAAGGTCTTATAAGCTGCGTTTGGAAGGAAGTTTCAGACTGAGATATTAGAACGTAGagatagaaattaaattaagttcctgtattattttttgtgtaaaatataataattgtcttagtattatgtttaatttaagataaatataaaaatttaatggtagatttaaaatttaaaaacttaaataaaaatatttttaaaaagaatattattaaaattttagtgtTTATTCCCAAAAATTCCAATCTCTTATATTCTCATTTTTTTGAGGTATTGAAAagatcaaaattttatatttttgaattgAAATTTTATGTCAATCTCTAACCACCAAACACAATATTAATTTTCAGTACCAGTCTCTTAAAAAATACTGGAATAAGATTCTTTTTTTTGGTAGGACTTTTTTTTAAGTGTTAGTCCAAAttcataacatttttttaattaagagtTTCACTTTGTGGCACTTTACTGAGTTGCATGTCACTCGAACTTTTTTCTATAGTAGTAATAAGATTGTTGGATCAATCTATATTCCAATTGTGATTACTCAAACTAAGATGTCAGGTTATAAATTTTGGTAAATTCTATGATACTTTTATTATAGTGCTTAAAttgtctaatttatttttaaaagtaaaaaataaaatatttaaaatttattaaatattatttatttatattttttagtaagTTAGGTATCGTGTAAGAAAAAGTCTAGGGGCCAGCAACTTTTATGTTTTCTAGCCAATACTCAACcattaaaagaaaagtgaatGATTTTTCACTATTGGATATAATcttaatctcacaccattaaaaatattattaatgacCAATTGATGGTTACAAAATACTAAAGTTGCTGGCCCTAACAATAGATACCATAGCATTTACCATAAATTTTGTTGCCTAAATTAGACCTTATCTGTTTCTAGAATCGAATATGTATGGTTGGTAAACAAATATTCAGCTTGCAAAATGATGCAGTTGCTCGCAGTTATTGCAATGCAAGTGTAGACTGTAGAGCGTATTACAACAACAATATGGCAACTATAATTGGTGTTTGTAAACTGTAATTTAAGACCATgtcattcttttctttttattaattaatggGTCAGGAAATTACATGTAAAACTTAGGAGTGAGAAAAGTGTAATGATTGCATACCTCGTTTTCAGAATACCATGGATACCAAGGGGTCACAATAGGGAGCTTGAGGACGTTGATTGCATATCTGGTAGCTGTGACTGACACTCTTGAATCTACATCACCactgtaaaaaaaaaagaccaTTTAAATTTAGGATTTTGCAAAATAATTACtcataaaaaatacatattaaaatataaaatatagttgAAAATGAGCTATGTATACACAAATAATCGTTAACTACTTTTTTTTTGCATACGGTATCTCCTAACCCGACAGGTCAAGAACCGTCGCGAATTTGAGTTCTATCTAAAGTTTTACTGCTGCccaatgggttgctgcatgTACAAGGCGAGATTCGAATCCTCGACACTTGTTTAAGGGACGAGTGAgctgaccactcgaccaacccaagTTGGTTAAACGTTGGCTACTTTGATAGCTGATGTTTTGTGCACTATTGCACAAGTTTGTTACATGATTTTTGGACAGactcaaaaaatttgagaatgaTAAACTTGTCTgtatatcaaaataaaagagattttgtGGGTTCAAATTTAGTTTGGAATTGTTTAGTGGTTGTAAGAATGAGAATGACATTGAACTTGCCTGTATATCCAGACATTAATATTGTGGTCGATGAGCTTCTTGATGAGGGGTAGGACTGTAACTGGGCTGTCCTTCCACTGAAAAAAACTATAACAAGACAGAACTGGGTCAGAATAATAATGTAATAAAGGATTCAAAGTTACTATTATGCCCTTccataaaatattcaaatttacCTGCAGTGGCTCCATTGTGTGGGTTTTGCATGAAGAGCTTCTTGGACCTCTGGCCTATTTAGATAGGCTTGCACGTACACATCAGAGCATGGGTCGAAATTGTATACCTTGCAATATAAATAAAATCGTTTAATACGTGGTTTGAGAAGTATagattataaataaataaataaaatgaggCAAAATATATAACTTACAGAGCCAGTTTGAGAAGGTTTGAGAGAGGTGTCGTGACAGAGTGGTGCGTATATATTATAGGAGTCAATGGGTCCTTTCTCAGCGAAGGCATTTCTTGTTGCATTGATACAAATAGAGGAAATGGGTTGATGGGGTTTGAAGTCACAGTATGTCTCAATGAGCTCATGAGTTTGGTCTGAGTTCAAAGCATGAGTCCAGAGGTAATCAAATAACCCCTTTACACCAGTCAAATCATCAACCCATGGGTTCCCAATCTGAAATTTCAAGCGTGTGTATTAATGCTCCGAATCCTGCTAAGGAATGGagtatttgtacaatgtgtacaatgaacTATTTATTTAATCTAATATAAGTTAAAAAATGAACATTCAATACACCCATATTATCCATAATAATCATCTGGGTACTAGAGATAATAAACATCTGATAACCTATTGAATCGAATATTCCTAAACCCCCATTATACACATTATACAGATACTCTATTGGCTCCCTATACTTCCTCTGATTAAAATGACAGAAATGTCCTTGGTAAGAAAGTTAAAAGCAAGGTATGCAGTGTGCAGCTTAAAGGTAAATTTGGAACTTACAGCAATGCCTTGAAGGTTGATAACAGATTGGTTGGCAATTTGTCTGAAAAGATTGTTGACAACAATAGTATATGCAAGCTGAGGTACATAGTGACCGGCATAGCTCTCGCCAGTGATGTAAATTTCACGGTCTTTGTACTCTGGAAACCGGTCTAGCCAGTTAACCAGGAATACGTAGGCATCTTTTGCAGCAGCCTTGTCACCGGAAGTAGGGAAAAATGTTTGTGAGTCATTTTGTGCGTACGAGAATCCCACTCCAGCAGGGGATTCCAAGAACAGAACATTAGCCACTGCAATTAATTACATCATTTTATGTGTTAGTTAGAAAATAGTATCATTTGAGTGATGattgtgttatatatatatatataccttcGTTCCAGGAAAATTGGTTGCGGTATAGGGTTTGACCATCAGGGTTGACTCTGAAGGGTCCCAACTCCTCAAATGCACCGTAACCCAGTGAGGAGCAACCAGGTCCTGCATGTCAGTtgcaatttcaattttcaagaGTTCTTTTTATGGTGGAAATTTAATTGCAGTccacttcacgtgaagttgataactgagaattgttagatgatttgactaatttgattaaaattttatctaaCAGCTCTCGACTatcaatttcacgtgaagtcgactgcacctgagttttcactCTGTTTATTTATGTGTGCGGGATTACATGACTGTTCTCTTCTAATAGCATcttcaatcaaatatttttgggtaTTACTTAATACTTATAAGAAGTAAATcgatttatattaaaattgttagatagaataaaattaatcttatttttaaaaaatagtattattttcagagaaaattaataaaactttattatttatataactactttgatatataatttaaatttaattaaaactgagcattaaaatgataaattttatatttaattttaaattactaTTTATGACGAACGGTCTCACAAATATTGATATAGTATTTTACGATATCCACAACGAAACTGAAATTAAAACTAGCATTAGGgttatactaaaaaattaaaagataaaaagaaattatgaCTAAATTATTCtacttaaataaaatacaaagaaaattataaaaattaattgataattaaaataccTCCATTGAGCCACAAAACCAAAGGGTTGTACTGAGAGGAATTAGCTGGAGACTCcacaaaataatagaaaagatcTCTCCCAACATTTGGATCAACAGTAACATACCCTGCATATTGGTCAAAATTTGACCCATAATATGGTTGACCTGGCAATGAAGTTATTTTATCAGCCAACTTTTGCTCCTCTTGTGATGGAGATGGACCAATAGAAGAAGTATGATAATATTTTGGTATGTATGCATCTTCTTTTGTCCATGAAAGAGTCTTAGGAGCATTCTCTGAGCTTCTTGAATTAATCAACTCATCAAGGTTGTCAACTTGGTTGGCTTTGCAATTTGAGAATACTAGACCCAAAAGGGTAACAAGGAGGAGTAAATAAGAACAAAGAGCAAAAGTGTTCTTCATCTTGTTCACAACAAACAACTTAGTTGGCTGTGTggttatttttgtgttgaattgTGTTTGAATATTTATAGATCAAAGTGACAGCACTACCAATGTCCATTGGCAAATGTTATGCTTGGAACCTTGTGAAAGAAACAAGGGAgatggaaaaaaaaagaaagaaaaaaaagttattgGCTGAAGGAGGCAATTATAGAGAGAAGTATTAGGGgacaataatttttgtgatttgtagccattaaataattatcaatgatgattttaatggtgtgagattggtgtgagattttaTCCAATGACTCACTTTTCATTACTAGTTACATGCTTATCAGAATTTAATTGTACAACtataattttaatagaaatattatagttattttttatagaaatatttttcaagcatattttttaatagaagTATTATACTATTTAATGTCTAAATAACAATACTATACTACCAACACTTGGCCAACAAACATAATTTTAATCGCAAtgtcaaaaaaatatattgttggttgttttaaatcttaaattaaaaaattctaaatcttaaattttaatagtataaaaaaacagtattagtttaaaatattgactaatattaataaaaaatattaattttttaatattagaccagacaaatcaataaatcaaactttaaactgatttaaattaattttttttataaaaaataagtaaaatatttttattataaaaaataattaaaatacctctattatatatattaattttgataactctATGACAACATAGAAAAAAGAACATAGAAAGAAGAGAAGGGTTAAAATATACAattctcaaaattaaaatatatatatatatatatatatatatatatatatataatagaagtattttagttattttttataataaaaatattatagttattttttattaaaaaaatattagtttaaACCGATTCAAAATTTAATGTACTAATTTTTTAGCCAAATTGATTTATCCGATATTTATTTTTCAGAAACTTTAGAactacacttttttttttaattttagggTCTTGTCATTATACTtgtaaatttaatataaatttttcgATGTCTCTAACTTTTTATATGAGTTAGTCATTTAatgcaattaaaaaaaattattttcccGAATATCTCtcatttaataaaatattcggtctccaattttttttagaaaataaaaatgagtcTCATGCAATTTTGtaaatcaaaagaaacaagaagcGAGAGGAAACAATGCTATTATTATTTTGACCATGCATTTACAGCTAGCTAGCCggctaataatatatataacattGTTTTTCTTCGCATTCTTTGTTGTGTTTTCTCTAGAATCATATGAAGCTGTAGTTATTAGCTTTATGATACACAACTTCGTGAATAACACTCAAGATTCGACCTTAGCTTCTTTCTTAACTTGGAAGGTAAATACAAAAATACGGCTTCGTTATAatctaaactaaaattaaaacacACTGTAATTGGAAGGagaatacaaattaaaaatacagACAAGAGCATAGTGGTAAATGCTAATTCACATTTTCAACGATATttcatgaataaaaaaaattagtcaccAAAATTTTATGTATATACCATAAAATGTAAGTATACATTTAATATATAGTATGCCAACGAGTAATgcaaatataatttttcattgaaaaataTGTGAAATAATACgtgtaaatatatataatatgtaataactaatttaatgaCAAATTTTTTGTGTTTGTGAGATTTTTGTTTACCTTTTAAATATTGCGTCTTAGCTTTTGTATAGAATTTACACTTTGGAAGTGATAATAAACAgtagatttttaaaattcaatcaGGGCACAATTGGAATTCATACAATGGTAAAAAAATGTGAAGAAATAATTAtgaatatttatatattattagatcCATGTATCCAAATATAAGgtgtattaataatttaatttagttaaaacaacaaaaatatttttgaacaGATAAGGTAGATATTTTAATTACTTTACTGATAAATttgactaaaatatttttaaaaatgttatcTGTGCACCAAAATCAGttactaaaattagttactaatgtatttgtgtataaatacatgtatagtttaatttattttcaatgtgtatttatatttcaacatgtattttatactgatgATTAATTTTGATGATTAATTTTGGTGTAGACGTAACATAACTCAATATTTTATAGTCACTAAGCGTGTCATTGATTTTGAATTTAGTTGTTTACGAAAAGAGCTAGTTTACATACATGTGGTACATAACACTTTAATTTTTACTTCCAATTAATAGTAATTATTACATATATTTTGGGGTTGTAAATGATAGATAGTAATGACATTACAGTATATATAAATcagttaaaatttttagaaagcTCACGGATATTATTCTTAGCAAAGCATGATTTATTATGATTTATTATGTACTATGATATTagggttactttataataatcCCTACATGCAGAGcagaattttatattttgtgaACTTGAATTGAACTTTGTCCAAATAGAAATTGTGAAAAGAACTTATTATAGATTGTTTCATGACTAATTGTTCCTATATTTAAGatacttttattaattgttTCATGAATTTTTCGCCAAAATGTTTACAAAACATTACCATATTTTGCATCCTTGAATCCACAATTTCCACACACAGTAACTATAATTTGCACCCATTAGTAAATATAATTTAGACgcatcttattttatttctaactTCCTATTATGATTCCACCATTGATGTGGAAGAGGGTTTAGCAGTAAATTGTATCAACTGATTTGCAAATAAGTGATTTGTTAATATAAataggaaaagtataggtaaacaatgaaaatattaaataatataaacaatagatatatcggatgtttattttattagtgtacggatggttattttaatattaaaatttaaaaggttAATTTGGAGGTGTAAtgtgtttttatttaattggtAGTTGTTTATATTGTTCAACAAAGTCATTGTCCCCTAACATTCCCCATATAAATATTACAACATTACTCCAAACTAAGGGTGGCAAAAGAGCATGTCCACTCCACTATGTATATTGAggtgattttaaatttttattcgtTCTGTCTAACGATGGATTAATGGGTTAACAGGTCAAAtttgccattttttttaaattattaaatattaaaaaatatataatttcataaACATTTCAATaaacttataatttttaaagacgtaaaaaaattataattactaaaatttttataattttaaatatttaataaatataatcatCAACCAagtttttgaaaacaaaataataaaattaatattgtccaaaacaaaataaacattgttcaaaatatataattaaatattgttCAAATTTCTAATCAATCAAATATAATCCAAACactaaattataacttaaagtAAAACGAACAAATATTTcaaatacaaatataaaaataacattCCAATTCAATTATTATCTTAAAGGGCAAAACTTGTTCCGCCCCACTAAAATCCGCCAAAACCTGTCGATTAGACGGTGCAGGTTAGACTGTCTTTCTTATTATAATGATCTCAAATTTTTAACCTGACTCACTTTTTTTCGCGAATTACGCGAGCCGGCCCAACGAATTTCGCCATGTTTGCCGGCCGTAGTCTAAATACACAAATGTAGGTTATAAAAATAAGTTGATTATACCCAGATAAGAATGTCAATTTGGTACGACTACACTCAAGTATATCTTCATATATCACTTGTGTACTCATGAAATCAACTTGATCTACTTGTATCTTTTCAAACCCAGGATGTGGAGTAATAGTCCAAAATAGTTAAGTTTGTATGCCAATCTGAGAAATTCTAGCTTGAACTTGCTCCAAGGAGGGTATCTTGGCTCAATTTCAAGGCATAGGCTTCTATGCATTACTGCTTTTTCATGGCTGAATGTGTCAAAAGAATACTTCCCATGGTAccttccaaaaccactttgccCAACACCTCCAAATGGTAGTGTATCACATAAAAACTGCACATACAtgtaaataactaaatatacGTTTATGAGTTTATCTAAACatttaatttacaaaattttATGAGATCGATTAGCaccattttaaacataaaaactaaggtgCACACATATGACCTAAAATTGAAATGAACCCTACTACGTAACCGGAAAAgtggaaactcaggtgcagtcgacttcgcatgaagttgatatttgagagccgttagatgaaaatttagtcaaatcagtcaaatcatctaacggctcttagatattaacttcacgtgaagtcgactctacctgagttttcaccaacCGAAAAATGCAAATTAAGATAGAGAATTACTTGAACCATTGTGTCATTAAATGTGACACTCCCAGAGGAAGTTTCTGTAAGAATCCTTCTCTTTAAAGTCTCATCTTTGGTGAAGGCATAAATGGCAAGCGGTTTTGGCCTTGAATTGATAAACTCGATACTTTCCCCAATTTTATTCACCTGTCCATATCATAATTAATTAGTTCAGTGATAAAGTCACATAATATGTTGAAGAATTGAAAATACAgatcagaagaagaagaatgttTTGTAATAAAACTGCGATTGGAACAAGTAGCAGTTAGGCAGAGATACTAATGTTTTTTTCGGTGGAAACTCCGGTGCAGTTTAtctcacgtgaagttgataactgaaaatcattagatgatttgattgatttgactaaattttcatctaacggctctcgactatcaacttcacgtgaagtcgactgtaCTTGAGTTTTCACCTTAATGTTATCTGTTGTGTCTTCCAAACAATACTGAAGTTACTCTTAGTTCTCACCGTGATTATGGGAAGCAATGGACCAAAAATTTCTTCAGTCATTACGTCAGCATCTAACGGAGGATCAAGTAAGATTGTGGGCTCAATGAACCTGAAAAGGTAGAAAGAAACTAATGAATTGAACCAACTTACCTAATCTATTCATGGAACTACTACATAGATTGGAACAGAGGAGGAGACTGCCATTACAGGTGTTTTTCTTCTACCGAGCCACCATGAACAATGGAAGCTGCAACAAGAGGATCTTTAAGAAGATTGCAGAGTCTCGTGAAGTTCTGCTTGTTTACTATTCTGGAAATCACCTTTGACTCTAATGGCTTGTCCCCATAAAATCTTCTAATTATCTTCTTTAACAGTTCTACCTAGAATTTAACAAAAACATTGTTACTGTTGCTACGGTTAGAAATATAATCActcatatatattaatttaaatcgaGTAAATATCCAACTCGGTCCTTATCTATTTTTACGAAGGACAAAGCGATTTCTATCCAAAAAAAGGACACTACGATCTTTAACTTTAGgtttatttgtattttgtggGGGTTACACAATTAAAGGTAAGAGTAATAATAATGAGGATGAAAAAAGTGTTAATAGCAATGGTAATAATTGATTATATTGTTGAAAAGATTTTTGTAGGGGGTTTAAAAGTTAAAGTTCccacaaaatacaaataaaactcctcacaaaattaatttttgttattatttaacaatttttttaacaaaagaaTCTTATTGtcccaaaataaaaagattGAGTACTGAAGTGTCCATTTTTAAtgacaaaattttttatgacAAAAATCGCTTTCTCCTTCATAAAAATGGACAAAAATCGAATTAGGTCTTCATTCGTTTGAATTAAAACTTTAACAAACTTTGCTTGTATTGATTCCGAAAGGCAatgttttaaaacaaaaatactcTTTACATTAAAGATAAGTGtctatatatttgtgtataaatatatttatttaacttattttaaatgtgtattttatatttcgACGTATATTTTATCAAATGCAATATATGTTTAAAGCAAGAAATTATTTCAGAATAAATGGCAGTTACCAAATGAGAAGAGACTTTCTCCTCAACAAGCACATAGTCTATCCCAATGCATGCCTGTCCGCTGCAAGGTCCCCATTTCCCTCCTACGATTCTTTTCACCGCCAACTTGATCGATGCCATTCCCACAAATACAAAAGCCATGTTAATCTATATACACATCTTGCATAACAATGAGATGAAAGAAAGTACCTTAAAATCTGAAGGATTAGTCAGTGAATCAAGAATAGCTGGGCATTTTCCACCCAGCTCTAAAGTAACCGGAGTCAAGTTCTTTGCTGCGGCCGCCATCACAAACCTTGCTACCCGTGGACTTCCTGGATACGTCCAAAAGCGAAACATGAGTCAACTATTACCAAAATGAGTTAATAGTcacgaaaattaattttgtatagAGTTGTCAAACATAAATAACGTTGTCATAAACTCACTTATATCCAAAATCAATTCTATAAAATCAAGTTTATTCAAATTCTAGTTTAACAGACGGCAATCCAAACACAGATATAATGGTTGATTTGGTGGCTATTTTTTATATGCACATactatttttaaagaaaaatataggtatacaatgaaaatactaaacaatatgaataataaatatatcggatgttcatgcagatggttattctaatattaagatttaagtGGATATGTTATTTAGAAGTATAAGTATGTTTTGATTTGATTGGTAGTTGTTCATATTGTTTAAGAAAGTTATTGGTTATCTAGCATAACCCTATTTTTAAACATGAATATGTATAATGTAAGAAATTAATTTAGGTATATATTCATGATGCcgtataaaattttattcaactatgttaagtatatattaaaattagttactaatataaaatatatactaaaaataaattaaattatgtaattatacataaatatatggtaactaattttaataactgattttgATGTTTAAATAACATTCTTGAACTTTATCAGCTAGCCAATCTTATATATTGACACAGTTTAATATAAGAAGCACCAAGCAAAAGGCATTAGATTACTCCATATACATGATTAAATATCTCTATATGTAATAATTAAACGAAGTTGAGTGTTACCGAAAAGAATAAGGTACCAGTGAAGAATATTTTGTCCCATTTGTGTAGCAGAAGTTGTTGAGAAACGGCTGCACCTCCCTCAAAGACCCTGATAGCATTAGAGTCCAAGTAGCGAGGAATCGTGTTTGCAAGAAATGAAGAGCATGCTGGAGCTTGCTCTGAAGGTTTTATTAC
Above is a genomic segment from Arachis stenosperma cultivar V10309 chromosome 1, arast.V10309.gnm1.PFL2, whole genome shotgun sequence containing:
- the LOC130938668 gene encoding serine carboxypeptidase 1-like; translation: MKNTFALCSYLLLLVTLLGLVFSNCKANQVDNLDELINSRSSENAPKTLSWTKEDAYIPKYYHTSSIGPSPSQEEQKLADKITSLPGQPYYGSNFDQYAGYVTVDPNVGRDLFYYFVESPANSSQYNPLVLWLNGGPGCSSLGYGAFEELGPFRVNPDGQTLYRNQFSWNEVANVLFLESPAGVGFSYAQNDSQTFFPTSGDKAAAKDAYVFLVNWLDRFPEYKDREIYITGESYAGHYVPQLAYTIVVNNLFRQIANQSVINLQGIAIGNPWVDDLTGVKGLFDYLWTHALNSDQTHELIETYCDFKPHQPISSICINATRNAFAEKGPIDSYNIYAPLCHDTSLKPSQTGSVYNFDPCSDVYVQAYLNRPEVQEALHAKPTQWSHCSFFQWKDSPVTVLPLIKKLIDHNINVWIYSGDVDSRVSVTATRYAINVLKLPIVTPWYPWYSENEIGGYAVQYKGLVFATVRGAGHMVPSWQPERAFNLILAFLSGYPSPPGSPK
- the LOC130969945 gene encoding aldehyde dehydrogenase family 3 member F1, with the protein product MEINGEFLEESVRELRQYFRSGSTRSVTWRKNQLTALLDLVHKNEDAISESLYQDLGKHPVEAFRDEIGAIGKSATYSLSCVEKWMAPKKSDIPLLFFPAKGEVLAEPLGVVLIFSSWNFPIMLALDPLIGAIAAGNVVVIKPSEQAPACSSFLANTIPRYLDSNAIRVFEGGAAVSQQLLLHKWDKIFFTGSPRVARFVMAAAAKNLTPVTLELGGKCPAILDSLTNPSDFKLAVKRIVGGKWGPCSGQACIGIDYVLVEEKVSSHLVELLKKIIRRFYGDKPLESKVISRIVNKQNFTRLCNLLKDPLVAASIVHGGSVEEKHLFIEPTILLDPPLDADVMTEEIFGPLLPIITVNKIGESIEFINSRPKPLAIYAFTKDETLKRRILTETSSGSVTFNDTMVQFLCDTLPFGGVGQSGFGRYHGKYSFDTFSHEKAVMHRSLCLEIEPRYPPWSKFKLEFLRLAYKLNYFGLLLHILGLKRYK